In one window of Buchnera aphidicola (Cavariella theobaldi) DNA:
- the rplQ gene encoding 50S ribosomal protein L17, with translation MRHRKSGRHLNRSRNHLNAMLNNMACSFFSNEIIKTTLAKAKELRRIVEPIITISKIDNVSNRRLVFSKIRNNEIVAKLFKNIGPVYYSRLGGYTRILKCGFRFGDKAPMAYIELVDRIKKNVNKEIEKK, from the coding sequence ATGCGTCATCGTAAAAGTGGTCGCCATTTAAATCGTAGTCGTAACCATCTTAATGCAATGTTAAATAATATGGCATGTTCTTTTTTTTCAAATGAAATTATAAAAACTACGCTAGCAAAAGCAAAAGAATTACGTCGTATTGTTGAGCCTATTATTACTATATCTAAAATTGATAATGTTTCAAATAGACGACTAGTATTTTCTAAAATTCGTAATAATGAAATTGTAGCTAAATTATTTAAAAATATAGGACCAGTATATTACAGTAGATTAGGTGGTTATACTCGCATTTTAAAATGCGGTTTTAGATTTGGAGATAAAGCTCCAATGGCTTATATTGAACTAGTAGATCGTATAAAAAAAAATGTAAATAAAGAAATAGAAAAAAAATAA
- the rpoA gene encoding DNA-directed RNA polymerase subunit alpha, protein MRNSIISFLKPRLVDIEQISNTHTKITLEPLERGFGHTLGNALRRILLSSMPGCAVTEVEIDGVLHEYSTKEGIHEDILEILLNLKSLAVKVYGKDEAILTLNKSGISSVIAADIIHDADVEIIKPEHLICHLTDIHSSIKMRIKVQRGRGYVPAASRMHIEDSSRPIGCLLVDACYSPIDRISYNVEAARVEQRTDLDKLVIEMETNGTIDPEEAIRRAATILAEQLEAFVDLRDVREPEIKDEKPEFEPILLRPVDDLELTVRSANCLKAESIHYIGDLVQRTEVDLLKTPNLGKKSLTEIKDILASRNLSLGMRLENWPPVSITDD, encoded by the coding sequence ATGCGTAATTCTATCATTAGTTTTTTAAAACCTCGTTTAGTAGATATTGAACAAATTAGTAACACTCATACAAAAATTACTTTAGAACCTTTAGAGAGAGGATTTGGCCACACCTTAGGTAATGCACTTCGTAGAATTTTACTTTCTTCTATGCCGGGTTGCGCAGTAACTGAAGTAGAAATTGACGGAGTTTTACACGAATATAGTACAAAAGAAGGTATACACGAGGATATTTTAGAAATTTTATTAAATTTGAAAAGTTTAGCTGTAAAAGTATATGGTAAAGATGAAGCTATTTTAACACTAAATAAGTCTGGAATTTCTTCTGTGATAGCAGCAGATATTATTCATGATGCTGATGTAGAAATTATTAAACCAGAACACTTAATTTGTCATTTAACAGACATACACTCTTCTATTAAAATGCGTATTAAAGTGCAGCGTGGAAGAGGTTATGTACCAGCTGCTTCTAGGATGCATATAGAAGATTCATCAAGACCAATTGGTTGTTTATTAGTAGATGCTTGTTATAGTCCAATAGATCGAATTTCTTATAACGTTGAAGCGGCTCGTGTTGAACAAAGAACAGACTTGGATAAATTAGTAATTGAAATGGAAACTAATGGTACAATTGATCCTGAAGAGGCTATACGGCGTGCTGCTACTATTTTAGCAGAACAATTAGAAGCTTTTGTTGATTTAAGAGATGTGCGTGAACCAGAAATTAAAGATGAAAAGCCTGAATTTGAACCCATTTTACTAAGACCGGTAGATGATTTAGAATTAACAGTACGTTCAGCCAATTGTTTAAAAGCGGAATCTATACATTATATTGGTGATTTGGTTCAAAGAACGGAGGTAGATCTTCTTAAAACTCCTAATTTAGGAAAAAAATCTTTAACAGAAATTAAAGATATACTCGCTTCTCGTAATTTATCTTTAGGAATGCGATTAGAGAACTGGCCTCCTGTAAGTATTACAGATGATTAA
- the aroE gene encoding shikimate dehydrogenase — translation MDNSYAMHNFKKNNYVLFGNPVAHSKSPFIHNFFSKQIGIVYNYQSIKVPIFDFSDTVSNFFKYDGVGANVTAPFKEQAYLLSDQLTDCAKISQSVNTLKKINHNTLLGDNTDGIGLLSDLIRLNFIKKNFSILILGAGGAVRGILFHLLTFGCSVYILNRTFLNAKKLVLQFNQFGNIKVFDDSIIKKKFDLIINAISRNNNIKKDFFPVSLVSSKTFFYDMNYHVSNTVFINWCIEIGANYVADGIGMLILQAAHSCFFWHGILPEISPLIQQLEKKCFL, via the coding sequence ATGGACAATTCATACGCAATGCATAATTTTAAAAAAAATAATTACGTTCTGTTTGGAAACCCTGTTGCTCACAGCAAATCTCCTTTTATTCATAATTTTTTTTCTAAACAAATAGGCATCGTTTATAACTATCAATCGATTAAAGTACCAATTTTTGATTTTTCTGATACTGTATCAAATTTTTTTAAATATGATGGTGTAGGAGCAAATGTTACAGCACCTTTTAAAGAACAAGCATATTTATTATCAGATCAATTAACAGATTGTGCTAAAATATCTCAATCTGTGAATACATTAAAAAAAATTAATCATAATACACTTTTAGGTGATAATACTGATGGAATAGGTTTATTATCTGATTTAATTCGATTAAATTTTATAAAAAAAAATTTTTCTATTTTAATACTGGGCGCTGGTGGAGCAGTACGAGGTATTCTTTTCCATCTTTTAACTTTTGGATGTTCAGTATATATTTTAAATAGAACTTTTTTAAATGCGAAAAAATTAGTTTTACAATTTAATCAATTTGGAAATATAAAAGTTTTTGATGATAGTATTATAAAAAAAAAGTTTGATTTAATTATTAATGCTATATCCAGAAATAATAATATAAAAAAAGACTTTTTTCCTGTTTCTTTAGTATCTTCTAAAACATTTTTTTATGATATGAATTATCACGTTAGTAATACTGTTTTTATTAACTGGTGTATTGAAATAGGCGCTAATTATGTGGCAGATGGTATAGGTATGCTAATTTTACAAGCAGCACATTCCTGTTTTTTTTGGCATGGTATTTTGCCTGAAATTAGTCCTCTGATTCAACAATTAGAAAAAAAATGTTTTTTATAA
- a CDS encoding DUF494 family protein has translation MFDVLIYLFETYVHNELNLSIDYEILKNDLSDIGFQNKDIFNALVWLKTLSSYKENIVFPEKDFSNQISTRIYTKEESLRLNIDCRGFMFFLEQLEIVTINTREMIIERIMALDIVELNLEDFKWIVLIVLFNIPGCEMVYHKLENLLFNIPKKMIH, from the coding sequence ATGTTTGATGTATTAATATATTTATTTGAAACTTATGTTCATAACGAATTGAACTTATCAATTGATTATGAAATTCTAAAAAACGATTTATCAGATATAGGTTTTCAAAATAAGGATATTTTTAATGCTTTGGTGTGGCTGAAAACGTTATCTTCATACAAAGAAAATATAGTTTTTCCAGAAAAAGATTTTTCTAATCAGATTTCTACACGAATTTATACTAAAGAAGAATCTTTGCGATTAAATATAGATTGTCGTGGCTTTATGTTTTTTTTAGAACAGTTAGAAATTGTAACTATTAATACGCGCGAAATGATTATTGAAAGAATCATGGCTTTAGATATTGTTGAACTTAATTTAGAAGATTTTAAATGGATTGTTTTAATTGTATTATTTAATATTCCTGGATGTGAAATGGTTTATCATAAATTAGAAAATTTATTATTTAATATACCAAAAAAAATGATTCATTGA
- the rpsD gene encoding 30S ribosomal protein S4, with product MAKYLGPKLKLSRREGTDLFLKSGFRSIDSKCKIEQPPGQHGLRKPRLSDYALQLREKQKVRRLYGILERQFRIYYKIAARSKGNTGENLLKLLENRLDNIVYRMGFACTRAEARQLINHKSVSVNNKIVNIASYQLSPKDRIAIREKSKNQSRIKASLDFYEQREKPIWLEVDATKMIGLFKRFPERSDLSAEINEHLIVELYSK from the coding sequence ATGGCAAAATATTTAGGTCCTAAATTAAAATTAAGTCGACGTGAAGGTACTGATTTATTTTTAAAATCAGGATTTCGTTCTATTGATTCTAAATGTAAAATAGAACAGCCACCTGGACAACATGGTCTTCGTAAACCTCGATTATCTGATTATGCTCTTCAGTTACGTGAAAAACAAAAAGTACGTCGTTTATACGGTATTTTAGAGCGTCAATTTAGAATTTATTATAAAATAGCTGCTCGTTCTAAAGGTAATACCGGAGAGAATTTATTAAAGCTATTAGAAAATAGGCTCGACAACATAGTATATCGTATGGGATTTGCATGTACTCGAGCGGAAGCAAGACAATTAATTAATCATAAATCAGTATCTGTTAATAATAAAATTGTAAATATAGCATCTTATCAATTAAGTCCTAAAGATCGTATTGCAATAAGAGAAAAGTCTAAAAATCAATCACGTATTAAAGCATCGTTAGATTTTTATGAACAGCGCGAAAAACCTATTTGGTTGGAAGTAGATGCAACTAAAATGATAGGATTATTTAAACGATTTCCGGAGCGTTCTGATTTATCTGCTGAAATTAATGAACATTTAATTGTCGAACTGTATTCAAAGTAA
- the def gene encoding peptide deformylase — MSCLKILYYPDERLRCVAQPVSQFNQKIYEIVHNMIKIMNQEDGIGLAATQINIPLQIIVIKKLDEKQENLILINPKIVKKHGCTSIEEGCLSIPEYRAFIPRSNYIKVKAMNMKGKKIEIEAESILSICIQHEIDHLIGKLFIDYLSNLKKNRIHKKFMKIQKKISAQRN; from the coding sequence ATGTCTTGTTTAAAAATTCTTTACTATCCTGATGAAAGACTACGTTGCGTAGCTCAACCCGTAAGTCAATTTAATCAAAAAATTTATGAAATTGTTCATAATATGATTAAAATTATGAATCAAGAAGACGGTATTGGTCTTGCTGCAACTCAAATTAATATCCCATTACAAATTATAGTTATTAAAAAACTCGACGAAAAGCAAGAAAATTTAATACTCATTAATCCTAAAATTGTAAAAAAGCATGGTTGCACTAGTATCGAAGAGGGGTGCTTATCTATTCCTGAATACAGAGCTTTTATACCTAGGTCAAATTATATTAAAGTAAAAGCTATGAATATGAAAGGTAAGAAAATAGAAATAGAAGCAGAATCTATATTATCTATTTGTATACAGCATGAAATAGATCATTTAATCGGTAAATTATTCATTGATTATCTTTCTAATTTAAAAAAGAATCGTATACATAAAAAATTTATGAAGATACAAAAAAAAATATCCGCTCAAAGGAATTAA
- the fmt gene encoding methionyl-tRNA formyltransferase, whose amino-acid sequence MKKLKIIFAGTSYFSAEHLNALIFTSYQVVAVITQPDKPCGRGQKIQFSPVKIISKKNNIPVFQPLYLNEKTFLDDISRLNADIMIVVAYGRIVPKIILTMFPMGCINVHASLLPRWRGATPIQSAIIHGDKETGITIIEMNETIDTGKIIYSEACSILSFDTTYTLSLKLINIGIKSLLKTLKNIINKKITKKKQNEKNCLVSYKIEKKDGLLKWNQKATKLERIIRAFNPWPTAYFKINNTIIKVWQAEVIPLDICTDSVGEIIKTNQQGIQVNTAYQILNIQKLQISGKKIITSREILLSKKNWFKVGAILV is encoded by the coding sequence GTGAAAAAATTAAAAATTATCTTTGCTGGTACTTCATATTTTTCTGCAGAGCATTTAAATGCATTAATTTTTACATCTTATCAAGTCGTGGCTGTTATTACTCAGCCGGATAAACCATGTGGAAGAGGACAAAAAATACAATTTTCTCCTGTTAAGATAATATCAAAAAAAAATAATATTCCTGTTTTTCAACCATTGTATTTAAACGAAAAAACATTTCTGGATGATATATCCAGATTAAACGCCGATATTATGATTGTTGTAGCTTATGGTAGAATTGTACCAAAAATTATACTCACTATGTTTCCGATGGGTTGTATTAATGTACATGCATCACTTTTACCTAGATGGAGAGGAGCCACACCTATTCAATCAGCAATAATACATGGAGACAAAGAAACCGGAATCACTATTATTGAAATGAACGAAACAATTGATACTGGAAAAATAATATATTCAGAAGCATGTTCTATTTTATCTTTCGATACCACTTATACATTATCTCTAAAATTAATTAATATTGGTATTAAATCTCTATTAAAAACTTTAAAAAACATTATCAATAAAAAAATTACAAAAAAAAAACAAAATGAAAAAAATTGTCTTGTATCATATAAAATTGAAAAAAAAGATGGATTATTAAAATGGAATCAAAAGGCAACAAAATTAGAGCGCATAATAAGAGCTTTTAATCCATGGCCTACTGCATATTTTAAAATAAATAATACAATAATAAAAGTATGGCAAGCTGAAGTAATACCTCTGGATATATGCACTGATTCTGTAGGGGAAATAATTAAAACAAATCAACAAGGTATTCAAGTGAATACAGCTTATCAAATATTAAATATTCAAAAATTACAAATATCTGGAAAAAAAATAATTACTAGTAGAGAAATTCTTCTTTCAAAAAAAAATTGGTTTAAAGTTGGAGCAATTCTAGTATAA